The Isosphaeraceae bacterium EP7 genomic sequence ACAGGCCAGCTTGAAGGCCTGATCGACGCCTCTGGCACCGCCATGGACGATGACCAGGTCGGGACCATGCTCGGCGATCAGAAGCTTAAGGATCGTGGTGGTCATCGTCGGGCGAAGACTCCAGTCTCGATCGCCCGTGACGATTACTCTCATTGGGCTCCCTCGCGAATTCGGGGAGATTAGACGGGCTAAACCCCCTCCGTAAATCTCGGAATCTTGCCGGACGTTTGCACCGTCCAACCCCCTCCCCCGCTCCTTCGAAGTACGCCCCATCGCCGCCATGCTCCGAGGCAGCCCGCAAGCAGAGATCTCACCCGCTCCCCGGCTCCCCGAAGCATGCCGCCAGCACGATGATCATCCCGAGACCTGTGAAGCAGACCGGGCAGAACCACATCTGCGAGAGCGACGAGCCGCAGGCAACGCCCGGTTCATCCGGATCATAGAGGACCTCGATCAGTTCGCCGACGGGAGGCCCGCCGCTGCCGCTGGTCAGTCGAGCCCGGTGTCGCTCCCCGGAGATCCGGCCCTCGAACTCGACGTCGATCTCGGGGACGGTATCCACGTCCCCCTCGGAGGCGACCACGACGGCGACGGTCCGGATGCCCGACCTCGCGAGTCGGAAGGATCGTCTGGCCCTGGTCAGACCGACAATGAGGATGGCCACGCCGAAGGCGACCATCACGATTCGCAGTATGGTCGTCCCCATCTGCTCGCCTCCTCTCTCGTCAAGCTATCTGTGAAGCATGGCCTCACCCCTACCCTGCCCTCCGGTGCCTACCTCGGCAAGAACCCAGTTTTCGTAATGGACTCAGGGCGACTCGACATCCAGCATGCCCCCCCTCCCCTACCCCGATCCGCGACGCCACCTCGACTCCTCGACCCACTCAAGCACCGTGGTCCTTGCGCCCCAAGGAACCACGGAACGACAGCCCCAAACCCACAAAGGCCGCTAGACCTCAAGTTCGCGAGTACCATGGTCCCACCACCCTAACGAACCAAACTCCCATCGCACTAAAGTTCGTCGGGATTCTGGAACGATGGTTCCATGACCCTTTAGGGTGAGAGTACGTTGGATCTAAAGTCCCGGAGTTCCTTCGTGCGTGGGTCCA encodes the following:
- a CDS encoding DUF3592 domain-containing protein translates to MGTTILRIVMVAFGVAILIVGLTRARRSFRLARSGIRTVAVVVASEGDVDTVPEIDVEFEGRISGERHRARLTSGSGGPPVGELIEVLYDPDEPGVACGSSLSQMWFCPVCFTGLGMIIVLAACFGEPGSG
- a CDS encoding SLOG family protein, giving the protein MAAMGRTSKERGRGLDGANVRQDSEIYGGGLARLISPNSRGSPMRVIVTGDRDWSLRPTMTTTILKLLIAEHGPDLVIVHGGARGVDQAFKLACQELGIACEEHPARWDELG